ATACAATGCATACGGAAGAGAAAATCCATACATTATCAATTTTGAGCCCAACGAGGATAATCCGAACATTAATAACGCGGTACAAATCTCTTTATTCAGATGGGTGCCTTCAGTTACCTACAATTTTAAATTTTAAGAGTTGAGTAGTATGATACAGTTATCAAGATTCATAATACTGGCTATTTCAGTATGGGCATTGAGTTCATGTGAAAAAGTCATTGATATAGAGTTAAACGAAGAAGATCGTCAAATAGTGATAGAAGCCAGATTACGTTCAGGAGATCATCCGTTTGAAGTAAAGATCAATAAAACTACGGGGTATTTTTCCAGTGAGACTCCAATTCAGGTGATGAATGCCTTCGTAGAACTTAAAGACGAAGATGGAAATACATATAGTATTCCACATGTAGGAGAGGGGAGATATGTTAAACAAATCAATGCAGAAGAGAATAAACAATATACATTGACTGTAGTTGCAGAAGGTCAAACATACAAAGCCTCTTCATTTATGAAATCACCTGTTCCGTTATTGGGATTGGCGTCAACCTACGAAGAAGAAACATCTAATACCGAAGCGCATTACCGGGTGAAATACAATTTTACAGACCCTGCGGATCAGGAGAACTGGTATCGGATACGCAATTACGTAGATGGTGTGGAGCAAAGAGAAGTGGAAGATTTGGTAGTGCTTTCAGATGAAAATTTTAACGGACAAAATAGAACGAGAACCTTAAGAAATGGAAGATACTATCCGGGAGAAGAAGTGACTATTGAATTGGTACATATTGAAGAAGCTGCGTTTGAATATTATTCCTCATTGCAGGATATCGTGGGGGGCGGATTTAGTGCAGGAGTAGCAGCACCAGGAAATCCAACTACCAATTGGTCTGACAAAGCATTGGGGAGTTTTATAACCTTTAGTTCAGATCAACAAAGTATCGTTATCCCGGGTTAATCAGTTAAAGATTACGGCTTGAAATATATTGTGAAGAGAACAGGATATGTGCGGGAAAAACAACCCTGTGAAGAAGCATATCCGGATGTCCATTACGTTGTGGAACGCTTTCAAAGAGGGCAAGATGTAGAGACTACATATCAAATCACCAAAGAAGGGCAGATGGTCAAAAGGATTGCTGAGGAAGAAAGATGGACTATTGAATTGAATTCATTGGAAGATCTAATGCGTTTTATAGACAAGTATGGACAAGTGGTAATCAATACCGGGCTGGGCACTACAGAGTCACCGGTGATAGAAATATATGATGATTGGAGAGAGTGCTAATATTTCGAATCAGATATTGGTGTCATAAATCACAAAGCAAGATGAAATATCATTTTACTTTTGCAGCCAAATTTTGAAAATGACACCGGAAGAATTAAAAGAAAAAATAGCACAAACTCCAGGATTGGTTCTGTATTTTAAGAATGATATGTGTTCTCCCTGTATGGCTTTAAGACCTAAGGTGGAAGAGTTGGTGCAATTGCAATTTCCAAAAATGGAGTTTTTGATTGTGGATACCGTAGAACAACCGTTGTTGTCCAGTGCTTACAATGTGTATGCAAATCCTACAATTTTGGTGTTTTTTGAAGGTCGTGAATACATTCGTAAGAGTAAATACATCGGAACTTCAGAGTTAGAGCAAGAAATAGATAGATTATACCGAATGGTGTTTTAAATCTATTCCATCTTTGTTTTCGAAAGTATCATCTGCTTCAATTGCGGATTTAAGGTATCGTAATAGATGCGTGCATTTCGAGAGCTTTTGGTAAAACCGTAACCTTTAGTGAGATTTGAAATGGCTGCGGATGTATCCTGTCTTTCCAGTTGTACCTGTCCGATATAAAAGTAGACCGAAGAACTGTCTTTAGTGGCTATAAATTCCGCTTGCATAAGACTATCCGCTAAAGCATATTCTTTTCGTTCTTCATGAATTAATGCCATACCCATTCTAACGTTTTCACGGTCCGGTCTGATATCTACTACACGTTGATAGTATTTTAATGCAGAGTCGGTTTCCTGATTCAAATGATAACTCCATGCCATTCCATTATTTGCAAAAGCCGAATTAGGAGAATGGTAAACCGCATTAGTCCAAAACGCTTGTTTGTCTACAAAAGCTTTTTGAAACTGTAGGTTTTCGTATAAGAATAATCCGGCCAAACCAACTAAAAAAGCCACTTGAAGTTTTTGATCTTTAAATGACCACTGACGGTCAAATGGTCGAAGTAAAAATGCCATGCCTACCAATGGAATAAACAATCTATGGTAGTTGAGAAAATCAGATAACGTAGTCGGGAAGATGAATAAGAACATCCATAAGAACCCTAAAAAGACATTTTTAAAAGATGTGTTTAACATCTTCGGTAAAGCAAAGAATAAGATAAACCCGGGTACTGCCATTAAAATATATGGCCAGGTAATCTCCAGAAATACCTGTAAATTAAATGGAACGAATACGGTCCCGAAAAGAATGATGAGTTCTTTCCAACTTGTACTGATTTGAAATAAAGCACTCATGATTCCAAGTGGATCATCTGGCAGCGCATTTTTCCGCATCACTTGCCATAAAGTTAATGAGAGCAACCAACCAATTAAAATCGGATAGTGGGTTTTGATCCATTGGAATACCTCTAAAATAAGTGCCTTCCAAATGCTAAAACTGAGGAATTGTTCCCATTTCCATGGATTTTGATTCGGTGTTTTATCAGAGAAATACAGTGCGATTAAAATGGAAATAACCGGAATGACAATACTGGTTTCTTTGGTAAACATTCCCAAAGCAAAAAAGAAAACATGCAAAATACCCCATATAGAATTTGAGGTACGAATCCATAGTATAAAACACCAAATGGAACTGATCACAATGAGAAACAGGAGGATGTCTACACGTCCCGGAATCCATGCTACCGCAGGTGTCAATGCAGGGTGAATTAAAAAGAACAAGCTAAAGACAAATCGAAATTCAGCGCTAAAGTCAAATAATCCCAGAAAAAAATACAGTTGTACCATAGCAACTGCAAACATCAGGATATTGATGATAAAGAAAATTTGTGCCGTGGGTGTATCGCTATTGGCGATAAAAGCATCTGGCATATAACTCAGAATCTGAATAGGACGATAGTAGGAGCCCTGAGCGCCATTAAAAACATCTTCTGTAAAAGCGGTGTAAATGTGATTTAAATCTGTAAGATGATCCCAGTTTTCCTGAATCATCAAAAGATCATCTAATCCTGAAAAGCCATTATGAATAGAGGAGTAAAATAGGAAAAGTACTCCAACAACCAATAGTGCTGGATAAACAAAAGAAGCTTTGATTCTCGATGAAATCATGATGAAACGATAACGGAATTAGAAACGAATCACGGTAGAAGCGCCACTGGAAACTTTAAAATCTTTCCATTTCGTGTTTTCCGAATTATGATCGTTATGTGCACGATACATGACCATATAGTTTCCAGGTAATAGTTTGATGGTTTCGTTTTTTGCTTTTTGATTTAAGTCTACGACCCATTCAATTTTTCCGTTGCGTTTCACGAAAATAGCACCGTAACCTACATAATTTCGAATTAAAGTCACCTGACCCAGATTCGGAAGTTCAATTTTGGTATCGGTACTTTGATTGACTTCAACATCATACAAATACGTACGTGGTAAAGTCAAAATTTCCAAGTCATATTTTCCTACCAAATACTTCTGGGTAGAACCCACCGGTTGTGCATAGAGCGTTTCCATAGTTCCGGCTTTTCTCACAATCGCTATAGGTTGAATCTGCGTAGAACGTGTATTGATCTTTAATGTTAACGACCCTTGAGGGGCATCAACCGCTATGATGTTATGAATGGCAGGTTTGATCTGAACATCCTTTTTGATAATCTTAGGAACAGTGTAGACATACATATCATATTTCACAGATGGGTCAATGTATAACGTATCCGGATTCCCGCGAGTATTCATCGTATGCATATAACGATAATCGATGTCATTATAAATCGGATTAAAAAATAGCATGGGTACATTCGTTTCTGTAGGGCTTTCAT
This genomic interval from bacterium SCSIO 12643 contains the following:
- a CDS encoding DUF4249 domain-containing protein, encoding MIQLSRFIILAISVWALSSCEKVIDIELNEEDRQIVIEARLRSGDHPFEVKINKTTGYFSSETPIQVMNAFVELKDEDGNTYSIPHVGEGRYVKQINAEENKQYTLTVVAEGQTYKASSFMKSPVPLLGLASTYEEETSNTEAHYRVKYNFTDPADQENWYRIRNYVDGVEQREVEDLVVLSDENFNGQNRTRTLRNGRYYPGEEVTIELVHIEEAAFEYYSSLQDIVGGGFSAGVAAPGNPTTNWSDKALGSFITFSSDQQSIVIPG
- a CDS encoding thioredoxin family protein, with amino-acid sequence MTPEELKEKIAQTPGLVLYFKNDMCSPCMALRPKVEELVQLQFPKMEFLIVDTVEQPLLSSAYNVYANPTILVFFEGREYIRKSKYIGTSELEQEIDRLYRMVF
- a CDS encoding tetratricopeptide repeat protein, yielding MISSRIKASFVYPALLVVGVLFLFYSSIHNGFSGLDDLLMIQENWDHLTDLNHIYTAFTEDVFNGAQGSYYRPIQILSYMPDAFIANSDTPTAQIFFIINILMFAVAMVQLYFFLGLFDFSAEFRFVFSLFFLIHPALTPAVAWIPGRVDILLFLIVISSIWCFILWIRTSNSIWGILHVFFFALGMFTKETSIVIPVISILIALYFSDKTPNQNPWKWEQFLSFSIWKALILEVFQWIKTHYPILIGWLLSLTLWQVMRKNALPDDPLGIMSALFQISTSWKELIILFGTVFVPFNLQVFLEITWPYILMAVPGFILFFALPKMLNTSFKNVFLGFLWMFLFIFPTTLSDFLNYHRLFIPLVGMAFLLRPFDRQWSFKDQKLQVAFLVGLAGLFLYENLQFQKAFVDKQAFWTNAVYHSPNSAFANNGMAWSYHLNQETDSALKYYQRVVDIRPDRENVRMGMALIHEERKEYALADSLMQAEFIATKDSSSVYFYIGQVQLERQDTSAAISNLTKGYGFTKSSRNARIYYDTLNPQLKQMILSKTKME